TGCCGACCTGGATACGCCGGAAATCGATCAGGAACTCGCGCAGGCTCTGGCGCAGCGTCAGCAGACCAGTTCGAGCCTCGGTCTCGCCAAAAGCTCGCTGGAGCGGTGGCAGCAATTGCGTCAGCGCGATGCGGTCTCGCAACAGGAGCTCGACGAACGGCAGAGCACGTACACGCAGGACGTGGCCAACCTCGCCGCCGCCGATGCCAACGTCAAGCGCCTGCAGCAGCTCGAATCGTTCAAGCGCATCGTCGCGCCGTTCGCGGGCGTGGTGACGCAGCGCAATGTGGATGTCGGCGACCTGATCGACGCGGGCAGCGGCACGAGCCGCGCGCTGTTCGCGCTCGCGCAGTCGGACCCGCTGCGCGTCTACGTGCAATTGCCGCAGGCGTATGCGCAGAACGTGTCGGTCGGACAGAACGTGGTGGTGACGCAGGCGGAACTGCCGGGTCAGCAATTCCACGGCACGATCACGCACATTTCCGGCGCGATCGACGTGCCCACCCGTTCGCTGCAGATCGAAGTGACGCTGCCGAATCCGGACGACAGGCTGCGCCCGGGGGCCTACGTGCAGGTCGCGGTGCCGGCCGTCGCGCACGCGCAATTGATGGTGCCGGGCAACGCGCTGCTGTTTCGCGCCGAAGGCCCGCGCGTCGCGGTGGTCGATGCGAACGGCAACGTGCAGTTGCATAAGATCGTGATCGCGCGGGATCTCGGCCAGTCGCTCGAAATTGAAAGCGGAATCGAGGCCAGCGACAAGGTCATCATCAACCCGAGCGATTCGATCGCGGACGGCGACCACGTGCAGATCCAGCCGCAGACCAACGGCAAGGGGGCGTCGTGAAGCACGCGGCCACCTGGCGTGCGATCACCTCGCTCGCGGGCGTGGCGCTGCTCGCCGCGTGCACGGTAGGGCCCGACTATCAGCGGCCGCAGGCCGAGGTGCCGCCCAGCTGGCAAACCGACTCGTACTGGCGCGTGGCCGTGCCCTCCCGTGCACCGATGTCGCCGGACTGGTGGAGCGCGTTCGGCGATCCGGCGCTCGCGACGCTGGAAACCCAGGCGCTCGCGCAGAATCAGACGCTGGCTGCGGCCAGCGCGCACTATGAGCAGGCCAAAGCGACGCTGGCGAACACCCGCGCGCAGCAGATTCCCGAAGTCGATCTCGCGGCGCAGGCGTCGCGCTTCCGGATTTCGCAGAATCGTCCGCTGACCAATTACGGCACGCCCACCATGTCGACGGTACAGAACAGCGTGCAGCTCGGGCCCACCATCAACTACGACACCGATCTATTCGGCCGGATACGGCGTGAGGTGGAAGGCTCCGCGGCTTCGGCGCAGCAATCGGCGGACGACCTCGCCAACGCGCGCCTCGTTCTCACTACCGACCTCGCCACCGCCTATTTCTCGCTGCGCGAACTCGACGCCGAAATCGACGTGCTGAATCAGTCGGTGATACTGCAGCAGAAGGCGCTCGACTACGTCACGACGGAGCATGATCTCGGTTCAGTGTCGGGACTCGACGTGCTGCAACAGAAGTCG
Above is a genomic segment from Paraburkholderia aromaticivorans containing:
- a CDS encoding efflux RND transporter periplasmic adaptor subunit; the encoded protein is MTEKTHPSLAIPSRETEGGHALPPRHREWKRARIAVCIVLVLLALGALRTVIANMMQNRSVAQTTKQNATQYVNVVSPTQAEGGGNTLLPGTLRGYVESPIYARSTGYLLHWYADIGTRVKQGQLLADLDTPEIDQELAQALAQRQQTSSSLGLAKSSLERWQQLRQRDAVSQQELDERQSTYTQDVANLAAADANVKRLQQLESFKRIVAPFAGVVTQRNVDVGDLIDAGSGTSRALFALAQSDPLRVYVQLPQAYAQNVSVGQNVVVTQAELPGQQFHGTITHISGAIDVPTRSLQIEVTLPNPDDRLRPGAYVQVAVPAVAHAQLMVPGNALLFRAEGPRVAVVDANGNVQLHKIVIARDLGQSLEIESGIEASDKVIINPSDSIADGDHVQIQPQTNGKGAS